The following are encoded in a window of Torulaspora globosa chromosome 4, complete sequence genomic DNA:
- the MOD5 gene encoding tRNA dimethylallyltransferase (ancestral locus Anc_8.725), which yields MLKTIWHKLCRTVTMSSRGKVIVVAGTTGVGKSQLSIQLAERFNGEVINSDSMQVYKGIPVITNKHPVQERNGIEHHVMNHVDWSEEYFLHRFEKECDQAISDIHSRGKLAIIVGGTHYYLQCLFNKRIDAVSRELSETEAAMLESEDPQSLYDTLKECDPRIASKFHPNDVRRVKRMLEIFYKTGKKPSDAYAEQQVGLRYDTLFFWLYSDPEPLNSRLDDRVDKMLEVGGMAEINELYECYKSKNYDVDQCENGVWQVIGFKEFLPWLEKQPNTSFEECVDRMKIRTRQYAKKQVKWIKKMLIPDINGDIYLLDASDLSKWDANVAERSTKITENFVNGEPMSQERAPAGLVALLDHKSECRTPMSDTQQFTCDICFDKNGKPLVAVGQGNWEIHSRSRRHRSNLTRGTRKAAYEKWKQAKEKDVEGE from the coding sequence ATGCTCAAGACAATTTGGCATAAACTCTGTAGGACAGTAACCATGAGCTCAAGAGGCAAGGTGATCGTTGTAGCGGGAACCACAGGGGTCGGTAAGTCTCAATTGTCCATCCAATTGGCAGAGCGGTTCAATGGTGAGGTGATCAATTCGGACTCGATGCAGGTCTATAAGGGAATCCCCGTAATCACGAATAAACATCCTGTTCAGGAGCGGAACGGCATTGAGCACCATGTGATGAACCACGTCGATTGGTCCGAGGAGTACTTCCTGCATAGGTTCGAGAAGGAGTGTGACCAGGCGATCTCTGACATCCATAGCAGAGGTAAGTTGGCCATCATAGTAGGTGGAACCCACTATTACCTGCAGTGTTTGTTCAACAAGCGCATTGATGCTGTCTCAAGGGAGCTTTCGGAGACGGAGGCGGCTATGCTGGAGTCGGAAGACCCTCAGTCGCTGTACGACACTTTGAAGGAATGCGACCCAAGGATTGCTAGCAAATTCCATCCAAACGATGTCAGAAGAGTCAAAAGAATGCTGGAGATTTTCTACAAAACTGGCAAAAAGCCTAGTGATGCATATGCTGAACAGCAAGTGGGCCTCCGCTATGATACGCTATTCTTTTGGCTCTATAGCGACCCTGAGCCTCTGAACAGCAGGCTCGACGACCGGGTGGATAAGATGCTAGAGGTGGGAGGCATGGCAGAGATTAATGAACTTTACGAGTGCTATAAATCCAAGAATTACGATGTGGACCAGTGCGAGAACGGCGTGTGGCAAGTCATTGGATTCAAGGAATTCTTGCCCTGGCTGGAAAAGCAACCGAATACTTCCTTCGAGGAATGCGTGGATCGAATGAAGATTAGAACTAGGCAGTATGCTAAGAAGCAAGTGAAATGGATTAAGAAAATGCTGATTCCTGATATAAATGGTGACATTTACCTTCTCGATGCCAGCGATCTTTCTAAATGGGACGCCAATGTAGCAGAAAGATCAACGAAGATAACTGAAAACTTTGTCAATGGCGAACCTATGTCCCAGGAGAGAGCTCCTGCTGGTTTAGTTGCTCTTCTAGATCACAAGAGCGAATGCCGGACCCCGATGAGCGATACACAACAATTCACCTGTGACATATGTTTTGATAAAAATGGAAAGCCGCTCGTCGCTGTCGGCCAAGGCAATTGGGAGATTCATAGTAGAAGCAGGCGACATAGATCGAATCTTACCCGTGGAACCCGTAAGGCCGCTTACGAAAAGTGGAAACAAGCAAAGGAAAAAGATGTTGAAGGCGAGTAA
- the ARO4 gene encoding 3-deoxy-7-phosphoheptulonate synthase ARO4 (ancestral locus Anc_6.168), which translates to MSEKPMFPANGSQEPSEDVRILGYDPLVSPALLQVQVPASAESLETAKRGRKEAVEIISGRDDRVLVIVGPCSIHDLDAAQEYAARLKKLSDELKDDLCIIMRAYLEKPRTTVGWKGLINDPDVNNSYNINKGLQSARQLFVNLTSAGVPIGSEMLDTISPQYLADLLSFGAIGARTTESQLHRELASGLSFPVGFKNGTDGTLGVAVDAVQAASHSHHFMGVTKHGVAAITTTKGNDNCFIILRGGKKGTNYDAKSVAEAKAQLPAGSNGLMIDYSHGNSSKDFRNQPKVNDAVAEQIANGEKAIIGVMIESNINEGKQSIPAEGKAALKYGVSITDGCISWETTVEVLTKLAAAVRQRREHYK; encoded by the coding sequence atgTCTGAAAAACCTATGTTCCCAGCTAACGGTTCGCAAGAGCCAAGCGAAGATGTTAGAATTCTTGGCTACGACCCATTGGTTTCCCCAGCTTTATTGCAAGTACAGGTGCCAGCGTCAGCGGAGAGTTTGGAGACCGCTAAGAGAGGCAGAAAAGAGGCCGTGGAGATCATCTCCGGCAGAGATGACAGAGTTTTGGTGATTGTTGGTCCCTGTTCCATTCACGATTTAGATGCCGCCCAGGAGTACGCTGcaaggctgaagaagctctcGGATGAGTTGAAGGACGACCTATGCATTATCATGAGGGCGTACTTGGAGAAACCAAGAACCACTGTGGGCTGGAAGGGTCTGATCAACGACCCGGATGTCAACAACAGTTACAACATCAACAAGGGTCTGCAGTCTGCTAGGCAGTTGTTCGTGAACCTGACCAGCGCCGGGGTGCCAATCGGTTCGGAGATGTTGGACACTATCTCTCCACAGTATTTGGCAGACCTTCTGTCATTCGGCGCCATCGGTGCAAGAACCACCGAGTCGCAGCTTCACAGAGAGCTGGCCTCTGGTCTCTCGTTCCCAGTCGGTTTCAAGAACGGTACCGACGGTACTTTGGGCGTCGCTGTCGACGCGGTGCAGGCTGCTTCTCACTCGCATCACTTCATGGGTGTCACGAAGCATGGTGTCGCCGCCATCACCACCACCAAAGGTAACGATAACTGTTTCATCATCCTGAGAGGTGGTAAGAAGGGTACCAACTACGATGCCAAGTCTGTCGCCGAGGCCAAAGCACAGCTGCCAGCCGGTTCGAACGGTCTAATGATCGACTACTCTCACGGTAACTCCAGCAAGGACTTCAGAAACCAACCAAAAGTCAACGACGCCGTTGCGGAACAAATTGCCAACGGCGAAAAAGCCATTATCGGTGTTATGATCGAGTCCAACATCAACGAAGGTAAGCAAAGCATCCCAGCTGAAGGTAAAGCCGCATTGAAATACGGCGTTTCCATCACTGACGGTTGTATAAGCTGGGAAACCACTGTCGAGGTCCTCACCAAGctggctgctgctgtcaGACAGAGAAGAGAACACTACAAATGA
- the HIS7 gene encoding imidazoleglycerol-phosphate synthase (ancestral locus Anc_6.167), which translates to MSLVHVIDVESGNLQSLTNAIEHLGFKVQLVKKADDFDIAKVSRLILPGVGNFGHFGDNLYIRGFEKPIRDYIASGKPIMGICVGLQTFFATSEESPKSSGLGLIPGKLRKFDEKTKPVPEIGWNSCMPSDQLFYGIDPYKRYYFVHSYAAILDQDLEREIREDGWKIAKAKYGDEEFIAAFFKDNVFATQFHPEKSSAAGLGIIRNFLNQEHPVTSHSEQDKLLMGNDYSNFGLTRRIVACLDVRANDQGDLVVTKGDQYDVREKDEGNDVRNLGKPVELAQRYYAQGADEITFLNITSFRDCPLKDTPMLEVLKRAARTIFVPLTVGGGIKDIVDADGTKVPALEVASLYFQSGADKVSIGTDAVFAAEKFYSLGGKGDGSSPIETISKAYGAQAVVISVDPKRTYVSSPSETHNKTFKTKFPNAKGQEWCWYQCTVKGGRECRDIGVWELTKACEALGAGEVLLNCIDKDGSNSGYDLELIEHVKNAVSIPVIASSGAGNPEHFEEAFKNTHADACLGAGMFHRGEYTVNDVKKHLLHRGLKVRMDSI; encoded by the coding sequence ATGTCTCTTGTTCACGTTATCGACGTGGAAAGTGGTAACCTACAGTCCTTAACAAATGCCATCGAGCACCTCGGATTTAAGGTTCAATTGgtgaagaaagctgatgaCTTCGATATCGCAAAAGTGTCGAGATTGATATTACCGGGAGTCGGTAACTTTGGTCATTTTGGCGACAATTTATATATTCGTGGGTTCGAAAAACCGATTAGAGACTATATCGCTTCTGGCAAACCTATAATGGGGATATGTGTTGGTTTGCAGACATTTTTTGCGACCTCTGAGGAGAGTCCCAAAAGTTCAGGTCTAGGCTTGATCCCAGGGAAACTACGTAAGTTTGACGAAAAAACTAAACCAGTGCCAGAAATTGGTTGGAATAGTTGTATGCCAAGCGATCAACTTTTTTATGGTATTGATCCTTACAAGAGATACTATTTTGTCCATTCCTATGCGGCCATTTTGGACCAGGACCTGGAAAGAGAAATTCGTGAGGATGGTTGGAAGATTGCCAAGGCTAAATATGGTGATGAGGAGTTCATAGCGgcattcttcaaggatAACGTATTTGCTACTCAGTTTCATCCAGAAAAATCGAGTGCGGCAGGTTTGGGAATTATCCGTAACTTTTTGAACCAAGAGCATCCTGTGACGTCGCACAGCGAACAGGATAAACTGCTGATGGGGAACGATTATTCAAACTTCGGATTGACCAGAAGAATTGTTGCATGTCTTGACGTGCGCGCTAATGATCAGGGCGATCTCGTGGTCACGAAAGGTGACCAATATGATGTTCGTGAGAAGGATGAGGGAAATGATGTTAGAAACCTGGGTAAGCCGGTCGAACTGGCTCAAAGATACTACGCACAAGGTGCCGATGagatcactttcttgaacatcACTTCTTTTAGAGATTGCCCATTGAAAGACACGCCAATGCTTGAAGTGTTGAAGCGTGCTGCTAGAACCATCTTCGTGCCACTGACTGTCGGCGGTGGTATCAAAGATATCGTCGATGCCGATGGTACGAAAGTCCCTGCGCTGGAAGTAGCAAGCCTATACTTCCAATCTGGTGCCGATAAGGTATCAATCGGGACTGACGCAGTATTTGCTGCCGAAAAGTTCTACTCGTTGGGCGGAAAGGGAGATGGCTCCTCACCTATTGAAACCATTTCCAAGGCTTATGGTGCTCAGGCAGTCGTGATATCTGTCGATCCAAAAAGGACATATGTCAGCAGTCCAAGCGAAACCCATAATAAGACTTTCAAAACCAAATTTCCAAATGCGAAGGGACAAGAATGGTGCTGGTATCAATGCACCGTTAAAGGCGGTAGAGAATGTAGAGACATTGGTGTCTGGGAGCTAACTAAGGCCTGTGAGGCCCTAGGTGCTGGCGAAGTCCTATTAAACTGCATTGATAAAGATGGATCGAACTCTGGCTATGATCTAGAATTGATTGAGCACGTTAAGAATGCTGTCAGTATACCAGTCATCGCATCAAGTGGTGCTGGAAATCCTGAACATTTTGAAGAGGCGTTCAAAAATACGCATGCGGATGCCTGTCTTGGTGCCGGTATGTTCCACAGGGGAGAATACACTGTGAATGACGTGAAGAAGCATTTGCTGCACCGTGGCCTAAAAGTCAGAATGGACTCTATTTAA